One genomic segment of Brassica napus cultivar Da-Ae chromosome A3, Da-Ae, whole genome shotgun sequence includes these proteins:
- the LOC111214249 gene encoding RGG repeats nuclear RNA binding protein B → MATVNPFDLLDDDTEDLHKLVAAKPLKVEKTAPVQLGKLPTKPLPPSQAVREGKNGPGGGGRGGGARGGGRDRSGGFNREPRNNDGPGNENGYVGGYRRFEEGDGARRGGSVGGYRGRGGRRGESGDFERPRRNFDRQSGTAHGNGFKRDGAGRGNWGTNEDEIPPVTEESAAVVEKSLAVEKEGEATDANKETPVEEKEPEPEDKEMTLEEYEKVLEEKRKALQATKIEERKVDTKVFETMQQLSNKKSNNDEVFIKLGTEKDKRPVEKEEKTKKSLSINEFLKPANGERYRGGYRGGREGRGGRGTREGAEGRGRGPRGADGGENQRAAAPKRVAPAPKIEDAAQFPTLGK, encoded by the exons ATGGCGACCGTGAACCCTTTCGATCTCCTGGACGATGACACTGAGGATCTCCACAAGCTCGTGGCGGCTAAGCCGTTGAAGGTTGAGAAAACAGCTCCGGTTCAGCTTGGTAAGCTGCCGACTAAGCCGCTTCCTCCTTCTCAAGCTG tGAGGGAGGGCAAGAACGGACCTGGAGGAGGAGGTCGCGGTGGTGGAGCACGTGGTGGTGGACGTGATAGGAGTGGTGGATTCAACAGGGAGCCAAGGAACAATGATGGTCCTGGTAACGAAAATGGATATGTTGGAGGTTACAGACGCTTTGAGGAAGGAGATGGAGCGAGGCGTGGTGGGTCTGTGGGTGGATACCGTGGCCGTGGTGGTCGACGTGGAGAGTCGGGTGACTTCGAACGCCCACGTAGGAACTTTGACCGCCAGAGTGGAACAGCTCACGG AAATGGGTTTAAACGTGATGGAGCTGGCCGTGGCAACTGGGGAACCAATGAGGATGAAATTCCTcc AGTAACTGAAGAATCAGCAGCAGTGGTGGAGAAGAGTTTGGCAGTTGAGAAGGAAGGTGAAGCAACTGATGCAAACAAAGAGACACCTGTTGAAGAGAAAGAGCCCGAGCCAGAGGACAAG GAGATGACTCTGGAAGAGTATGAGAAGGTTTTGGAGGAGAAGAGGAAAGCTCTACAGGCAACAAAGATTGAGGAGAGGAAGGTTGACACAAAGGTGTTTGAGACCATGCAACAGCTCTCAAACAAAAAGAGCAACAACGATGAGGTCTTCATCAAACTG GGAACAGAGAAGGACAAGCGCCCGGTTGAGAAAGAGGAGAAGACCAAGAAG TCGTTGAGCATAAATGAGTTTCTGAAACCAGCGAATGGAGAGAGGTACAGAGGTGGTTACCGTGGTGGAAGGGAAGGACGTGGAGGTCGTGGAAcaagagaaggagctgaaggAAGAGGTCGTGGACCAAGAGGAGCCGATGGAGGAGAAAACCAGAGGGCTGCTGCACCAAAAAGGGTCGCTCCTGCACCAAAAATTGAAGACGCCGCACAGTTCCCTACTCTGGGAAAGTAA
- the LOC111214251 gene encoding ras-related protein RABD2b-like: MNPEYDYLFKLLLIGDSGVGKSCLLLRFADDSYLDSYISTIGVDFKIRTVEQDGKTIKLQIWDTAGQERFRTITSSYYRGAHGIIVTYDVTDQESFNNVKQWLNEIDRYASESVNKLLVGNKNDLTSQKVVSTETAKAFADELGIPFLETSAKNATNVEEAFMAMTAAIKTRMASQPSGGSKPATVQIRGQPVNQQSGCCSS; this comes from the exons ATGAATCCTGAATA TGACTATCTGTTCAAGCTTTTGCTAATTGGTGATTCCGGTGTTGGCAAATCATGCTTGCTTCTAAGGTTTGCT GATGATTCCTACCTGGATAGCTACATCAGCACCATTGGTGTTGACTTT AAAATCCGCACTGTTGAACAAGATGGGAAGACCATCAAACTCCAGATT TGGGACACGGCAGGTCAAGAGCGTTTCAGAACCATCACCAGCAGTTACTACAGAGGAGCTCATGGGATTATT gTGACTTATGATGTAACAGACCAAGAAAGCTTCAACAATGTCAAGCAATGGCTAAACGAAATCGACCGCTACGCCAGTGAGAGTGTGAACAAGCTACTGGTTGGGAACAAAAACGATCTCACGTCACAGAAAGTAGTTTCCACTGAAACAGCCAAA GCTTTTGCAGATGAACTTGGGATCCCATTCTTGGAGACAAGTGCCAAGAATGCTACCAATGTCGAAGAAGCTTTCATGGCCATGACTGCTGCAATCAAGACAAG AATGGCGAGCCAACCTTCAGGAGGATCCAAGCCAGCAACCGTCCAGATCCGAGGACAACCTGTAAACCAGCAATCAGGCTGCTGCTCTTCTTAA
- the LOC111214691 gene encoding putative glycerol-3-phosphate transporter 4 isoform X1 encodes MTLGSKRKTPPGVQLLRRIRGRNWSPKTFRYVILLITFIAYACYHASRKPSSIVKSVLHPEPSTKPPPQAHIINEHPWPLGNVFVKEEANANNESKGWEPFNGKGGTSRLGEIDVAFLACYSLGMYVAGHLGDTLDLRLFLTWGMIGSGFFVGLFGMGYFWNVHAFWFFLVMQMAAGLFQATGWPSVVAVVGNWFGKRKRGLIMGIWNAHTSVGNICGSLIAAGVLQYGWGWSFIAPGFVMSLGGVLVYLFLAAYPEDVGFPDINSNSGKFIKRNRDIEEEEESVEADVEGEESEGSGFRYENKKSVGLLQACMIPGVIPFALCLFFSKLVAYTFLYWLPFYLSQTTIGGEYMSVKTAGNLSTLFDVGGIVGGILAGYISDKFKARATTAATFMYAAIPAMLVYHSYGGISQTVNIVLMMVAGLFVNGPYALITTAVSADLGTHKSLQGDSRALATVTAIIDGTGSAGAALGPLLTGFLSTLGWEAVFYMLVVGALCAGLLLTRLVIAEIREKLGYVDEGNDQIFVLLIRVNF; translated from the exons ATGACGTTGGGTTCAAAGAGGAAGACACCACCAGGGGTTCAGCTTCTGCGGAGAATCAGAGGAAGAAACTGGAGCCCGAAGACGTTTCGCTACGTGATTCTACTGATCACTTTCATCGCGTACGCTTGTTACCACGCTTCTCGAAAACCAAGCAGCATAGTCAAAAGCGTTTTGCACCCAGAGCCAAGCACTAAGCCACCACCGCAAGCTCATATTATCAACGAGCATCCTTGGCCTTTGGGAAACGTGTTCGTGAAGGAAGAAGCGAATGCAAATAATGAGTCTAAAGGATGGGAACCGTTTAACGGGAAAGGTGGTACGTCGAGGCTAGGAGAGATCGACGTGGCGTTTCTCGCTTGTTACTCGTTGGGAATGTACGTTGCTGGACATTTGGGTGATACGTTGGATCTGAGGCTGTTTCTGACTTGGGGGATGATTGGGAGTGGATTCTTCGTGGGGCTGTTCGGGATGGGCTATTTCTGGAATGTTCATGCGTTTTGGTTCTTTCTGGTGATGCAAATGGCGGCTGGGTTGTTTCAGGCGACGGGCTGGCCGTCTGTTGTGGCTGTTGTCGGGAACTGGTTtgggaagaggaagagaggGCTTATAATGGGGATATGGAATGCTCATACTTCTGTCGGGAACATTTGTGGTTCTTTGATAGCTGCTGGTGTTCTTCAATACGGTTGGGGGTGGTCTTTTATAGCTCCTGGTTTCGTCATGTCTTTGGGAGGAGTTCTTGTTTACTTGTTCTTGGCTGCTTATCCTGAGGATGTTGGGTTTCCGGATATCAATTCTAATTCCGGTAAGTTCATTAAGAGGAACAGagacattgaagaagaagaagaaagtgtaGAAGCAGATGTTGAAGGAGAAGAAAGTGAGGGTTCAGGGTTTAGGTATGAGAATAAAAAAAGTGTTGGTCTTTTGCAAGCTTGTATGATTCCTGGTGTTATACCATTTGCGTTGTGTCTCTTCTTCTCGAAGCTGGTGGCTTACACGTTCTTGTACTGGTTACCGTTTTATCTAAGCCAAACAA CTATTGGTGGAGAGTATATGTCTGTGAAAACAGCGGGAAACCTCTCCACTCTATTTGACGTTGGAGGCATTGTAGGTGGAATTCTTGCCGGCTACATTTCAGATAAATTCAAAGCAAGAGCTACGACCGCAGCAACTTTCATGTACGCCGCGATTCCGGCAATGCTTGTGTACCATTCCTATGGAGGCATCTCTCAGACAGTCAACATCGTTCTCATGATGGTTGCTGGTTTGTTTGTGAATGGACCTTATGCACTCATCACAACCGCGGTCTCAGCGGATCTCGGAACGCACAAGTCTTTACAAGGGGATTCGAGGGCGCTTGCGACTGTGACTGCCATTATTGATGGGACTGGATCTGCTGGTGCGGCTTTGGGTCCTCTTCTGACAGGGTTTCTTTCGACTTTGGGTTGGGAAGCTGTGTTCTATATGTTGGTCGTTGGGGCTCTTTGTGCTGGGTTGCTTTTGACCCGTCTTGTTATTGCTGAAATTAGAGAGAAACTTGGATATGTTGATGAAGGTAATGACCAAATCTTTGTTTTGCTAATCAGAGTGAATTTTTAG
- the LOC111214691 gene encoding putative glycerol-3-phosphate transporter 4 isoform X2, producing MTLGSKRKTPPGVQLLRRIRGRNWSPKTFRYVILLITFIAYACYHASRKPSSIVKSVLHPEPSTKPPPQAHIINEHPWPLGNVFVKEEANANNESKGWEPFNGKGGTSRLGEIDVAFLACYSLGMYVAGHLGDTLDLRLFLTWGMIGSGFFVGLFGMGYFWNVHAFWFFLVMQMAAGLFQATGWPSVVAVVGNWFGKRKRGLIMGIWNAHTSVGNICGSLIAAGVLQYGWGWSFIAPGFVMSLGGVLVYLFLAAYPEDVGFPDINSNSGKFIKRNRDIEEEEESVEADVEGEESEGSGFRYENKKSVGLLQACMIPGVIPFALCLFFSKLVAYTFLYWLPFYLSQTTIGGEYMSVKTAGNLSTLFDVGGIVGGILAGYISDKFKARATTAATFMYAAIPAMLVYHSYGGISQTVNIVLMMVAGLFVNGPYALITTAVSADLGTHKSLQGDSRALATVTAIIDGTGSAGAALGPLLTGFLSTLGWEAVFYMLVVGALCAGLLLTRLVIAEIREKLGYVDEADASEPLLNDRR from the exons ATGACGTTGGGTTCAAAGAGGAAGACACCACCAGGGGTTCAGCTTCTGCGGAGAATCAGAGGAAGAAACTGGAGCCCGAAGACGTTTCGCTACGTGATTCTACTGATCACTTTCATCGCGTACGCTTGTTACCACGCTTCTCGAAAACCAAGCAGCATAGTCAAAAGCGTTTTGCACCCAGAGCCAAGCACTAAGCCACCACCGCAAGCTCATATTATCAACGAGCATCCTTGGCCTTTGGGAAACGTGTTCGTGAAGGAAGAAGCGAATGCAAATAATGAGTCTAAAGGATGGGAACCGTTTAACGGGAAAGGTGGTACGTCGAGGCTAGGAGAGATCGACGTGGCGTTTCTCGCTTGTTACTCGTTGGGAATGTACGTTGCTGGACATTTGGGTGATACGTTGGATCTGAGGCTGTTTCTGACTTGGGGGATGATTGGGAGTGGATTCTTCGTGGGGCTGTTCGGGATGGGCTATTTCTGGAATGTTCATGCGTTTTGGTTCTTTCTGGTGATGCAAATGGCGGCTGGGTTGTTTCAGGCGACGGGCTGGCCGTCTGTTGTGGCTGTTGTCGGGAACTGGTTtgggaagaggaagagaggGCTTATAATGGGGATATGGAATGCTCATACTTCTGTCGGGAACATTTGTGGTTCTTTGATAGCTGCTGGTGTTCTTCAATACGGTTGGGGGTGGTCTTTTATAGCTCCTGGTTTCGTCATGTCTTTGGGAGGAGTTCTTGTTTACTTGTTCTTGGCTGCTTATCCTGAGGATGTTGGGTTTCCGGATATCAATTCTAATTCCGGTAAGTTCATTAAGAGGAACAGagacattgaagaagaagaagaaagtgtaGAAGCAGATGTTGAAGGAGAAGAAAGTGAGGGTTCAGGGTTTAGGTATGAGAATAAAAAAAGTGTTGGTCTTTTGCAAGCTTGTATGATTCCTGGTGTTATACCATTTGCGTTGTGTCTCTTCTTCTCGAAGCTGGTGGCTTACACGTTCTTGTACTGGTTACCGTTTTATCTAAGCCAAACAA CTATTGGTGGAGAGTATATGTCTGTGAAAACAGCGGGAAACCTCTCCACTCTATTTGACGTTGGAGGCATTGTAGGTGGAATTCTTGCCGGCTACATTTCAGATAAATTCAAAGCAAGAGCTACGACCGCAGCAACTTTCATGTACGCCGCGATTCCGGCAATGCTTGTGTACCATTCCTATGGAGGCATCTCTCAGACAGTCAACATCGTTCTCATGATGGTTGCTGGTTTGTTTGTGAATGGACCTTATGCACTCATCACAACCGCGGTCTCAGCGGATCTCGGAACGCACAAGTCTTTACAAGGGGATTCGAGGGCGCTTGCGACTGTGACTGCCATTATTGATGGGACTGGATCTGCTGGTGCGGCTTTGGGTCCTCTTCTGACAGGGTTTCTTTCGACTTTGGGTTGGGAAGCTGTGTTCTATATGTTGGTCGTTGGGGCTCTTTGTGCTGGGTTGCTTTTGACCCGTCTTGTTATTGCTGAAATTAGAGAGAAACTTGGATATGTTGATGAAG CTGATGCATCTGAACCACTCTTAAACGATAGAAGATGA